In the genome of Streptomyces racemochromogenes, one region contains:
- a CDS encoding MFS transporter produces the protein MTNPAASAPLAGRREWTAFTVLLLPLLLVSMDVSVLYFAVPAITRELDPSATQQLWIFDSYAFALSGLLITMGSLGDRIGRRRLLLIGATAFGLASVAAAFATSAEMLIAARALLGVGGATLMPSTLALVRNLFQDAGQRGKAIGIWSGAMTGGIALGSVLSGVMLKHFHWGSVFLVNVPAMLLLLVLVPVLVPEFKDPAPGRFDLLSVPLSMAAVLPVVYGLKEIAAEGFAPLHAVCLLVGLAFGYAFVRRQRGREDAMVGRALFRDRRFGAGIGLNSVAAFAMMGSAYFTTQYLQSVLGMGTLEAALWSLAPSLLIGAAAPVSAALAARTDRSKVIAGSFAVAAAGFGLVSLVGTDSLWLLLAGAGVLASGIVSVMSLVSDMALTTAPAEKAGAAASLLETGQEFGGALGMALLGSLGTAVYRADLAGEPSAVRETLGGAVAAAGQAGGEAGGQLLALAREAFVHGMQYAAWGGAVLLLAAAGLATALTRGGTSPAPAGAEQAPAEPAPAR, from the coding sequence ATGACGAACCCCGCCGCCTCGGCACCCCTCGCCGGCCGCCGCGAATGGACCGCCTTCACGGTCCTGCTGCTGCCCCTGCTCCTGGTTTCGATGGACGTCTCCGTCCTCTACTTCGCCGTCCCGGCCATCACCCGGGAACTCGACCCGAGCGCCACCCAGCAGCTGTGGATCTTCGACAGCTACGCCTTCGCCCTCTCCGGCCTGCTGATCACGATGGGCTCGCTCGGCGACCGGATCGGCCGCCGCCGGCTGCTGCTGATCGGCGCCACGGCCTTCGGCCTCGCCTCGGTCGCCGCCGCCTTCGCCACCAGCGCCGAGATGCTCATCGCCGCCCGGGCCCTGCTCGGCGTCGGCGGCGCCACCCTGATGCCCTCCACGCTGGCCCTGGTCCGCAACCTCTTCCAGGACGCCGGCCAGCGCGGCAAGGCCATCGGGATCTGGTCCGGCGCCATGACCGGCGGCATCGCCCTCGGGTCCGTGCTCAGCGGGGTCATGCTGAAGCACTTCCACTGGGGCTCCGTCTTCCTCGTCAACGTGCCCGCGATGCTGCTCCTGCTGGTCCTGGTCCCGGTCCTGGTACCGGAGTTCAAGGACCCGGCCCCCGGCCGCTTCGACCTGCTGAGCGTGCCGCTGTCCATGGCCGCCGTGCTGCCGGTGGTCTACGGGCTGAAGGAGATCGCCGCCGAGGGCTTCGCACCGCTCCACGCCGTCTGCCTGCTGGTCGGCCTGGCCTTCGGGTACGCCTTCGTCCGCCGCCAGCGCGGCCGCGAGGACGCGATGGTGGGCCGCGCGCTCTTCCGGGACCGCCGCTTCGGGGCGGGCATCGGCCTCAACTCCGTCGCCGCCTTCGCGATGATGGGCTCCGCCTACTTCACCACGCAGTACCTGCAGTCCGTGCTCGGCATGGGCACCCTGGAGGCCGCCCTGTGGAGCCTGGCGCCCTCGCTCCTCATCGGCGCCGCCGCCCCCGTCTCCGCGGCCCTGGCCGCCCGGACGGACCGCTCCAAGGTCATCGCCGGCTCCTTCGCCGTCGCCGCCGCCGGGTTCGGGCTGGTCTCCCTCGTGGGCACCGACTCGCTGTGGCTGCTGCTGGCCGGCGCTGGGGTGCTCGCCTCCGGCATCGTCAGCGTGATGTCCCTGGTCTCCGACATGGCCCTCACCACGGCCCCGGCCGAGAAGGCCGGTGCGGCCGCCTCGTTGCTGGAGACGGGCCAGGAGTTCGGCGGGGCCCTCGGGATGGCGCTGCTGGGCAGCCTCGGCACCGCCGTCTACCGCGCCGACCTGGCGGGCGAGCCCTCCGCCGTACGGGAGACCCTGGGCGGCGCCGTCGCCGCCGCCGGGCAGGCCGGGGGCGAGGCCGGCGGGCAGCTGCTGGCCCTGGCCCGGGAGGCCTTCGTACACGGGATGCAGTACGCCGCCTGGGGCGGTGCGGTGCTGCTCCTCGCGGCGGCGGGGCTCGCGACCGCCCTGACCCGGGGCGGGACGAGCCCGGCTCCCGCCGGGGCGGAGCAGGCCCCGGCCGAACCGGCACCGGCGCGCTGA
- the pruA gene encoding L-glutamate gamma-semialdehyde dehydrogenase — translation MDAVTQVPAPVNEPVHSYAPGSAERARLEIQLKQLSENPIDLPMTINGVKRMGGGERFDVVQPHDHKSVIGTYANATRDDAQEAVDAALAAAPAWRAMSFDDRAAIILRAAELLAGPWREKLAASTMLGQSKTVQQAEIDTPCELVDFWRFNVHFARQILAEQPAANSAGVWNRSDHRPLEGFVYAITPFNFTAIAGNLPTAPALMGNVVVWKPSPTQTHSAVLLMELLEAAGLPKGVINLVTGDGIAVSEVALNHPELAGIHFTGSTKTFQYLWKTVGNNIENYRSYPRLVGETGGKDFVVAHPSADRAILKTALTRGSFEFQGQKCSASSRAYVPASIWNDGFKEQFAAEVDGITMGDVRDLSNFIGAVIDERSFAKNKAAIDRAKADPTCTIVAGGTYDDSEGYFVRPTVIECTDPENEVFTTEYFGPILAIHVYEDDKYDEMLAQMENVSAYALTGAVIAQDRYAAADTMEKLRFAAGNFYINDKSTGAVVGQQPFGGGRASGTNDKAGAASNLLRWTSTRSIKETLVPPTEYGYPHMG, via the coding sequence ATGGATGCTGTGACCCAGGTCCCCGCGCCGGTCAACGAGCCGGTCCACTCGTACGCCCCCGGCAGTGCCGAGCGCGCGCGCCTCGAGATCCAGCTGAAGCAGCTGTCCGAGAACCCGATCGACCTCCCGATGACGATCAACGGCGTCAAGCGGATGGGTGGCGGCGAGCGCTTCGACGTCGTCCAGCCCCACGACCACAAGTCGGTCATCGGCACGTACGCCAACGCCACCCGGGACGACGCCCAGGAGGCCGTCGACGCCGCCCTGGCCGCCGCCCCGGCCTGGCGCGCGATGTCCTTCGACGACCGCGCCGCGATCATCCTGCGCGCCGCCGAGCTGCTGGCCGGCCCGTGGCGCGAGAAGCTGGCCGCCTCCACCATGCTGGGCCAGTCCAAGACCGTCCAGCAGGCCGAGATCGACACTCCCTGCGAGCTCGTCGACTTCTGGCGCTTCAACGTCCACTTCGCCCGCCAGATCCTGGCCGAGCAGCCCGCCGCGAACAGCGCCGGCGTGTGGAACCGCAGCGACCACCGCCCGCTGGAGGGCTTCGTCTACGCGATCACGCCGTTCAACTTCACGGCCATCGCCGGCAACCTGCCGACCGCCCCCGCGCTCATGGGCAACGTGGTCGTGTGGAAGCCGTCCCCGACGCAGACCCACTCCGCCGTCCTGCTGATGGAGCTCCTGGAGGCGGCCGGCCTGCCCAAGGGCGTCATCAACCTCGTCACCGGTGACGGCATCGCGGTCTCCGAGGTGGCCCTGAACCACCCCGAGCTGGCCGGCATCCACTTCACCGGCTCGACCAAGACCTTCCAGTACCTGTGGAAGACGGTCGGCAACAACATCGAGAACTACCGCTCGTACCCGCGCCTGGTCGGCGAGACGGGCGGCAAGGACTTCGTCGTCGCGCACCCGTCCGCGGACCGCGCGATCCTGAAGACCGCCCTGACCCGCGGCTCCTTCGAGTTCCAGGGCCAGAAGTGCTCGGCCTCCTCCCGCGCCTACGTCCCGGCCTCCATCTGGAACGACGGCTTCAAGGAGCAGTTCGCCGCCGAGGTCGACGGCATCACCATGGGTGACGTCCGCGACCTGTCGAACTTCATCGGCGCGGTCATCGACGAGCGCTCCTTCGCGAAGAACAAGGCCGCGATCGACCGTGCGAAGGCCGACCCGACCTGCACGATCGTCGCCGGCGGCACGTACGACGACTCGGAGGGCTACTTCGTCCGCCCGACCGTCATCGAGTGCACCGACCCGGAGAACGAGGTCTTCACGACCGAGTACTTCGGCCCGATCCTCGCGATCCACGTGTACGAGGACGACAAGTACGACGAGATGCTCGCGCAGATGGAGAACGTCTCGGCGTACGCCCTGACCGGCGCCGTCATCGCCCAGGACCGCTACGCGGCCGCGGACACGATGGAGAAGCTCCGCTTCGCCGCGGGCAACTTCTACATCAACGACAAGTCGACCGGCGCCGTCGTCGGCCAGCAGCCCTTCGGCGGCGGCCGCGCCTCGGGCACCAACGACAAGGCGGGCGCGGCGTCCAACCTGCTGCGCTGGACCTCGACCCGCTCCATCAAGGAGACCCTGGTCCCGCCGACCGAGTACGGCTACCCCCACATGGGCTGA
- a CDS encoding proline dehydrogenase family protein: protein MLGPAILAASRSDKMRRIVSAAPVTKPVVNRFIPGETVGQVIPIVEELTRKGLEVTLDVVGEDITAVEQSYAARDAYLELIERLKELELGETVEMSVKLSMFGQALEGGHELALANVRPVVEAAAAIGTTVTLDAEDHTTLDSMFAIHEELRRDFPQTGCVIQAYLFRTEADARRLAAAGSRVRIVKGAYKEPAEVAYQDKAEIDKAYVRIMKILMEGEGYPMIGSHDPRLIAIAQELGRQAGRKLDEYEFQMLYGIRSEEHLRLAAEGHRMRVYTAYGTDWYGYFMRRLAEKPANLLFFLRSMITKN from the coding sequence GTGCTGGGTCCCGCGATCCTCGCCGCTTCGCGCAGCGACAAGATGCGCCGAATCGTCTCTGCCGCCCCGGTGACCAAGCCGGTGGTCAACCGGTTCATCCCCGGTGAGACGGTCGGCCAGGTCATCCCGATCGTCGAGGAGCTCACCCGCAAGGGCCTGGAGGTCACCCTCGACGTCGTCGGCGAGGACATCACCGCGGTGGAGCAGTCCTACGCGGCCCGGGACGCCTACCTGGAGCTCATCGAGCGCCTCAAGGAGCTGGAGCTGGGCGAGACCGTGGAGATGTCGGTCAAGCTCTCCATGTTCGGCCAGGCCCTGGAGGGCGGCCACGAGCTGGCCCTCGCCAACGTCCGCCCGGTCGTCGAGGCGGCCGCCGCCATCGGCACCACCGTGACGCTGGACGCCGAGGACCACACCACCCTCGACTCGATGTTCGCCATCCACGAGGAGCTGCGCCGGGACTTCCCGCAGACGGGCTGCGTGATCCAGGCCTACCTCTTCCGCACCGAGGCCGACGCCCGCCGCCTGGCCGCCGCCGGCAGCCGCGTCCGGATCGTGAAGGGCGCCTACAAGGAGCCCGCGGAGGTCGCCTACCAGGACAAGGCGGAGATCGACAAGGCGTACGTCCGGATCATGAAGATCCTGATGGAGGGCGAGGGCTACCCGATGATCGGGTCCCACGACCCGCGCCTGATCGCCATCGCGCAGGAGCTCGGCCGCCAGGCCGGGCGCAAGCTGGACGAGTACGAGTTCCAGATGCTCTACGGCATCCGCAGCGAGGAGCACCTGCGGCTGGCCGCCGAGGGGCACCGCATGCGGGTCTACACGGCCTACGGCACCGACTGGTACGGCTACTTCATGCGCCGTCTCGCGGAGAAGCCGGCCAACCTGCTCTTCTTCCTCCGCTCGATGATCACCAAGAACTAG
- a CDS encoding PucR family transcriptional regulator produces MKGDYQDLVDEISALLGAPATLENRDFRLIAFGAHDSEDDLVMDPVRTRSILTRQSTAAVRSWFEGFGIARATGPVRIPAAPDAGVFRGRICLPVRYRGIVQGYVWLLDQDPGPEPAALEAAMEVAQRIGVLLAEEAKAGADLSREFLAVLTAGRGWQQDMAVAALRVALGPGAEGPHAAVCVAPWSGEAPGSVPGAAAVCVVPAGSEGRDGPGPGTGVLAVLVRLRSGDALGPALAAVGRLLPRAAVAGSPAGGGSVTAGVSDPVRALAELPAAWAQATAAARAAAGQPGLGPVAQWSGIGPYRMLAALGAGPADDPATRALLGPAHRELARTAEVFLDCAGQAGRAAAELGIHRQTLYYRLGRVEQLTGLDLDLGEDRLLLHMALKAARLRT; encoded by the coding sequence GTGAAGGGCGATTACCAGGACCTGGTGGACGAGATCTCGGCGCTGCTCGGCGCCCCGGCGACGCTGGAGAACCGGGATTTCCGCCTCATCGCCTTCGGCGCGCACGACAGCGAGGACGACCTCGTGATGGACCCGGTGCGCACCCGCTCGATCCTGACCCGGCAGTCGACGGCGGCCGTCCGCTCCTGGTTCGAGGGCTTCGGCATCGCCCGCGCCACGGGCCCGGTGCGGATCCCGGCGGCCCCGGACGCGGGGGTCTTCCGGGGGCGGATCTGCCTGCCGGTGCGGTACCGGGGCATCGTCCAGGGCTACGTGTGGCTCCTGGACCAGGACCCCGGCCCGGAGCCGGCCGCCCTGGAGGCCGCCATGGAGGTGGCCCAGCGGATCGGGGTGCTGCTCGCCGAGGAGGCCAAGGCGGGCGCCGACCTGTCGCGGGAGTTCCTGGCGGTGCTCACCGCCGGCCGGGGCTGGCAGCAGGACATGGCGGTGGCCGCGCTGCGGGTGGCACTGGGGCCCGGGGCCGAGGGGCCGCACGCCGCCGTGTGCGTGGCCCCGTGGTCCGGGGAGGCTCCGGGGTCGGTGCCGGGGGCGGCGGCGGTGTGCGTGGTCCCGGCGGGCTCCGAGGGCCGCGACGGCCCCGGGCCGGGGACGGGGGTGCTGGCGGTGCTGGTGCGGCTGCGATCGGGGGACGCGCTCGGTCCGGCCCTGGCCGCGGTCGGGCGGCTGCTGCCCCGCGCGGCGGTGGCCGGCTCGCCCGCCGGGGGCGGCTCCGTCACCGCCGGGGTGTCCGACCCGGTGCGGGCGCTCGCGGAGCTGCCCGCCGCGTGGGCTCAGGCCACCGCCGCCGCCCGGGCGGCGGCCGGGCAGCCGGGGCTGGGTCCGGTGGCGCAGTGGTCGGGGATCGGCCCGTACCGGATGCTGGCCGCCCTGGGCGCCGGGCCGGCGGACGACCCGGCGACGCGGGCCCTGCTGGGCCCGGCCCACCGGGAACTGGCCCGCACGGCGGAGGTGTTCCTCGACTGCGCGGGGCAGGCGGGGCGCGCGGCGGCGGAACTGGGCATCCACCGCCAGACCCTGTACTACCGGCTGGGCCGGGTGGAGCAGCTGACGGGGCTCGACCTGGACCTCGGCGAGGACCGCCTGCTCCTGCACATGGCCCTCAAGGCCGCCCGCCTGCGCACCTGA
- the serA gene encoding phosphoglycerate dehydrogenase, whose protein sequence is MSSKPVVLIAEELSPATVDALGPDFEIRHVNGADRAELLPAIVDVDAILVRSATKVDAEAIAAAKKLKVVARAGVGLDNVDVSAATKAGVMVVNAPTSNIVTAAELACGLLVATARNIPQANTALKNGEWKRNKYTGVELSEKTLGVVGLGRIGVLVAQRMSAFGMKIVAYDPYVQPARAAQMGVKMLTLDELLEVADFITVHLPKTPETLGLIGDEALRKVKPSVRVVNAARGGIVDEAALYSAIKEGRVAGAGLDVYAKEPCTDSPLFELDQVVCTPHLGASTDEAQEKAGIAVAKSVRLALAGELVPDAVNVQGGVIAEDVRPGLPLAEKLGRIFTALAGEVAVRLDVEVCGEITQHDVKVLELSALKGVFEDVVDETVSYVNAPLFAQERGVEVRLTTSSESPDHRNVVTVRGTLSDGQEVSVSGTLAGPKHLQKIVGVGEYDVDLALADHMIVLRYTDRPGVVGKVGQLLGEAGLNIAGMQVARAEEGGEALVVLTVDAEVPVDVLAAISEEIGAASARTVNLG, encoded by the coding sequence GTGAGCTCGAAACCTGTCGTACTCATCGCCGAAGAGCTGTCGCCCGCCACGGTGGACGCGCTCGGTCCGGACTTCGAGATCCGGCACGTCAACGGCGCCGACCGCGCCGAACTGCTCCCCGCGATCGTCGACGTGGACGCGATCCTCGTCCGCTCCGCCACCAAGGTGGACGCCGAGGCCATCGCCGCGGCCAAGAAGCTGAAGGTCGTCGCCCGCGCCGGTGTCGGCCTCGACAACGTCGACGTCTCCGCCGCCACCAAGGCCGGCGTGATGGTCGTGAACGCCCCGACCTCCAACATCGTCACCGCCGCCGAGCTCGCCTGCGGCCTGCTCGTCGCCACCGCGCGCAACATCCCGCAGGCCAACACCGCCCTGAAGAACGGCGAGTGGAAGCGGAACAAGTACACGGGCGTCGAGCTCAGCGAGAAGACCCTCGGCGTCGTCGGCCTCGGCCGCATCGGCGTCCTGGTCGCCCAGCGCATGTCGGCCTTCGGCATGAAGATCGTCGCGTACGACCCCTACGTGCAGCCGGCGCGCGCCGCCCAGATGGGCGTCAAGATGCTGACGCTGGACGAGCTGCTCGAGGTCGCCGACTTCATCACCGTGCACCTCCCCAAGACCCCCGAGACCCTCGGTCTCATCGGCGACGAGGCCCTGCGCAAGGTCAAGCCGTCCGTCCGCGTCGTCAACGCCGCGCGCGGCGGGATCGTGGACGAGGCCGCGCTGTACTCGGCCATCAAGGAGGGCCGCGTCGCCGGCGCCGGCCTCGACGTGTACGCGAAGGAGCCCTGCACGGACTCCCCGCTCTTCGAGCTCGACCAGGTCGTCTGCACCCCGCACCTCGGCGCGTCCACGGACGAGGCCCAGGAGAAGGCCGGCATCGCGGTCGCCAAGTCGGTGCGCCTCGCCCTCGCCGGCGAGCTCGTGCCGGACGCCGTCAACGTCCAGGGCGGCGTCATCGCCGAGGACGTGCGCCCCGGTCTGCCGCTCGCCGAGAAGCTCGGCCGCATCTTCACCGCCCTCGCGGGCGAGGTCGCGGTCCGCCTCGACGTCGAGGTCTGCGGCGAGATCACCCAGCACGACGTCAAGGTGCTGGAGCTCTCCGCCCTCAAGGGCGTCTTCGAGGACGTCGTCGACGAGACGGTCTCCTACGTCAACGCCCCGCTGTTCGCGCAGGAGCGCGGCGTCGAGGTCCGCCTGACCACCAGCTCGGAGTCCCCGGACCACCGCAACGTGGTGACCGTCCGCGGCACCCTGTCGGACGGTCAGGAGGTGTCGGTCTCCGGCACCCTGGCGGGTCCGAAGCACCTCCAGAAGATCGTGGGCGTGGGCGAGTACGACGTGGACCTGGCCCTGGCCGACCACATGATCGTGCTGCGCTACACCGACCGCCCGGGCGTGGTCGGCAAGGTCGGCCAGCTGCTCGGCGAAGCCGGCCTGAACATCGCGGGCATGCAGGTCGCCCGTGCCGAGGAGGGCGGCGAGGCGCTCGTCGTCCTCACGGTCGACGCGGAGGTCCCGGTGGACGTCCTGGCGGCCATCTCCGAGGAGATCGGCGCCGCCTCGGCCCGTACGGTCAACCTCGGCTGA
- a CDS encoding TetR/AcrR family transcriptional regulator encodes MGHKEDLLEGAKKCLVEKGFVRTTARDIVGASGTNLASIGYHYGSKDALLTQAFIALTQEWGETAFPAGLEGEDGSLDRLRAMWDGVLAQHDAAAPVWAASMEVALSGERLPQLRGMLAASQAEGRRGLISLLTGTPEEELTERDERTLGSVVQALLNGLMIQWLLDPGTASSAEEFTEGLRLLAQGLTASPEAGPAGRATL; translated from the coding sequence ATGGGACACAAAGAAGATCTGCTCGAAGGCGCCAAGAAGTGCCTGGTCGAGAAGGGGTTCGTGCGCACCACCGCGCGCGACATCGTCGGCGCCTCCGGCACGAACCTGGCGTCCATCGGCTACCACTACGGCTCCAAGGACGCCCTGCTCACCCAGGCGTTCATCGCCCTGACGCAGGAGTGGGGTGAGACGGCCTTCCCGGCCGGCCTGGAAGGTGAGGACGGCTCCCTGGACCGCCTGCGCGCCATGTGGGACGGCGTCCTCGCGCAGCACGACGCCGCGGCCCCCGTCTGGGCGGCCAGCATGGAGGTCGCGCTGAGCGGCGAACGGCTGCCGCAGCTGCGCGGCATGCTCGCCGCCTCCCAGGCCGAGGGCCGCCGGGGCCTGATCTCGCTCCTCACCGGCACCCCGGAGGAGGAGCTCACCGAACGCGACGAGCGCACCCTCGGCTCCGTGGTCCAGGCGCTGCTCAACGGGCTGATGATCCAGTGGCTGCTCGACCCCGGTACCGCCTCCTCCGCCGAGGAGTTCACCGAGGGGCTGCGCCTCCTCGCGCAGGGCCTGACGGCGTCCCCGGAGGCCGGACCCGCCGGCCGGGCGACGCTCTAG